The sequence CGTCGGCTCATCGGGCACTACGCGTCGGGAGCGAGCGCCGGCGTACGGGCCGGGGGCGGTCCGAGCGAACTGGACAGCCTCACCGGCAGCCAGCGGGGCGTCCTCGCCCTGGTCGCGTCCGGGCTCAACAACGCGGAGATCGCCGACGAACTCGGCATCACCGTCGGCACGGTCAAGTCCCACGTCAACGCGCTGCTGCGCAAACTCGGCCTGCGTGACCGCGTACAGGCGACGATCCTCGCGTACGACCTCGGCCTCGCCCGTCCGAATCCGCCCGGCACCGACCCGAGGAGTACAGCCCCGTGACCGCCAAGAGCTCAGGCTCCGGCCGAACCGCCTTCACGCGCCTCCCGCGCCCTACGGACTTCGCGCGGTGGCTGGGGCGCGCTCTCGGTGACGTCTTCGCGCTCGTCTACCTGGCGGTCTGTGCCGGTCTGCTCGTGTGGGCCGTCGTGGTCAGCACGAGGGACAGCCCGGACGCGTCCATGGCGGGCGTCATCCCGCTGCTCGCCACCGCCCCGGGCAGCTTCGTGCCGCTGATGCTGCTGCCGGAGGGCGCCGCGACGTTCGTCGGCACCGTCGCGTTCGGGGCGGTGCTCAACGCGCTGGTCATCGGCGTGTGCGCCCGCGCGCTGCGCCGCGGTGGGAGTGCTTCCGGCCCGGTGTCCTGAATCGCCGCGCAGGCCTGGACCAGCACCGTGCCGTCCATCATGATGACGCTGCCATGACAACATAGTCCTCGGGACGGGACGGTGACCGTGCGCGGATCCTTCGGCAGGGCGATTCTGGTCGCCGCACTCCTT is a genomic window of Streptomyces sp. NBC_00414 containing:
- a CDS encoding SCO4225 family membrane protein; translation: MTAKSSGSGRTAFTRLPRPTDFARWLGRALGDVFALVYLAVCAGLLVWAVVVSTRDSPDASMAGVIPLLATAPGSFVPLMLLPEGAATFVGTVAFGAVLNALVIGVCARALRRGGSASGPVS